In one Roseburia intestinalis L1-82 genomic region, the following are encoded:
- the ytvI gene encoding sporulation integral membrane protein YtvI, with amino-acid sequence MNREERLRRQKDFLTGFAFWVVWLVILWVVLKAAGSVLFPFLAAFAVAVLLSGAVQFIAERMHIQRGIVAVAVVLFFYIILAVFLYFAGSYLVRLIYDTARELSVFFSDTIVPVMQRFYQWLDRFVSVFYPTELTGKTSGLHGVGEESAQTLKNAGKLMSGISDGVIDGVSGMAAGIPGFFMKLLIAVIATVFMELEFPEIKAFLKRQIPAEYQRAFRDGKNYVTGTMGKCILSYCLIFGMTFAELTAGLFLLGIKNAFAIAFIIAVLDILPVLGTGTVLIPWAVLAFASGRISTGVGVFGLYLVITVVRNLIEPKLVGKQMGLSPVIMLPCMLIGLKFFGIIGLFVVPLLVSFLKQLNDRGIIKIFR; translated from the coding sequence ATGAACAGAGAAGAACGATTGAGGCGGCAAAAGGATTTTCTGACCGGATTTGCATTCTGGGTGGTGTGGCTTGTGATTTTGTGGGTAGTGCTTAAGGCGGCAGGTTCTGTGCTGTTTCCGTTTCTTGCGGCGTTTGCGGTGGCGGTACTGCTGTCGGGAGCGGTACAGTTTATTGCGGAGCGGATGCATATTCAAAGAGGGATCGTGGCGGTCGCGGTCGTTCTTTTCTTTTATATTATTTTAGCGGTATTCCTTTATTTTGCGGGCAGTTATCTGGTGCGTCTGATTTACGATACGGCAAGGGAACTATCCGTATTTTTTTCAGATACGATCGTCCCGGTCATGCAGCGCTTTTACCAGTGGTTAGACCGCTTTGTTTCTGTATTTTATCCGACAGAACTGACAGGAAAAACATCCGGTTTACATGGAGTTGGGGAAGAGTCCGCACAGACACTGAAAAATGCAGGAAAACTGATGTCGGGGATCTCGGATGGTGTCATCGACGGGGTGTCCGGGATGGCGGCAGGAATCCCGGGATTTTTTATGAAACTTCTGATTGCGGTGATCGCGACCGTATTTATGGAACTGGAATTTCCGGAGATCAAAGCATTTTTAAAGCGGCAGATCCCGGCGGAATACCAGCGGGCGTTCCGGGATGGAAAAAATTATGTAACAGGGACAATGGGAAAATGCATTCTTTCGTACTGTCTGATTTTTGGTATGACATTTGCGGAACTTACGGCAGGCTTGTTTCTGCTTGGCATCAAAAATGCATTTGCCATCGCGTTTATCATTGCGGTACTTGATATCCTTCCGGTTCTTGGGACGGGAACGGTTTTGATCCCGTGGGCAGTTCTTGCTTTTGCATCTGGAAGGATTTCTACCGGAGTTGGCGTGTTTGGACTTTACCTTGTGATTACGGTCGTGCGGAATCTGATCGAGCCAAAACTGGTTGGAAAGCAGATGGGGTTATCACCGGTGATTATGCTGCCATGTATGCTGATTGGCTTAAAATTTTTTGGAATTATCGGCCTGTTTGTGGTGCCGCTTCTGGTTTCATTTCTAAAACAGTTGAATGACAGAGGAATTATAAAAATCTTTCGTTAA
- a CDS encoding ABC transporter ATP-binding protein has protein sequence MEPVNAIELLGVTKRFGEVVANDNVNLTVRKGEILSILGENGSGKTTLMNMLSGIYFPDEGEIRVNGKTVTIRSPKDSFELGIGMIHQHFKLINILTAAENIILGLPGKERLNLKQVEKEVKELTDRYGFDLNPSQKIYDMSVSQKQTVEIVKVLYRGADILILDEPTAVLTPQETEKLFAVLRNMRAAGKSIIIITHKLNEVLELSDRVAVLRKGKYIDTVETKGATVESLTEMMVGEKVTLDINRTEPENAKKRIEMRGVTCRNKEGLKVLKETSFTAYSGEILGIAGISGSGQKELLESVAGLQPIESGEILYESPEGKVEKISDMKAEDIKKLGIALSFVPEDRLGMGLVGSMDLTDNMMIRSYKEGKHFFADRKAPKQLAQEIVDKLEVVTPGVETPVSRLSGGNVQKILVGREIASNPNVLMVAYPVRGLDINSSYTIYNLLNDQKKKGVAVICVGEDLDVLLELCDRILVLNGGRVSGIVDARSTTKEKLGLLMTGSGEEKQANE, from the coding sequence GTGGAACCGGTAAATGCGATTGAACTTTTGGGAGTCACCAAACGTTTTGGAGAGGTTGTCGCAAATGACAATGTAAATCTGACAGTGAGAAAGGGAGAGATCCTTTCTATATTAGGAGAGAATGGTAGTGGAAAGACTACGCTGATGAACATGCTCTCCGGTATTTATTTCCCGGATGAGGGAGAAATCCGTGTGAATGGGAAAACCGTGACGATCCGGTCCCCGAAAGATTCCTTCGAACTCGGAATTGGAATGATTCATCAGCATTTCAAGCTGATCAATATCCTGACAGCCGCCGAGAATATTATTTTAGGTCTGCCGGGAAAAGAACGCCTGAATTTAAAACAGGTGGAAAAAGAAGTCAAAGAACTGACAGACCGCTACGGTTTTGACTTAAATCCATCCCAGAAAATTTATGATATGTCCGTTTCCCAGAAACAGACCGTTGAGATCGTAAAGGTTTTATACCGTGGCGCGGATATTCTGATCTTAGATGAGCCGACTGCCGTTTTAACACCGCAGGAGACTGAAAAATTATTTGCGGTATTGCGCAACATGCGTGCCGCAGGAAAATCCATCATCATCATCACACACAAGTTAAACGAAGTATTAGAGCTTTCTGACCGTGTGGCAGTGCTTCGAAAAGGAAAGTACATAGATACGGTGGAGACAAAAGGTGCAACGGTAGAGTCTCTAACTGAGATGATGGTCGGTGAAAAAGTAACGCTTGATATCAACCGTACCGAACCGGAAAATGCAAAAAAACGAATTGAGATGCGCGGTGTGACATGCCGGAACAAGGAAGGTTTAAAAGTATTAAAAGAGACTTCCTTTACCGCATACAGCGGCGAAATTCTCGGTATTGCAGGAATTTCCGGAAGCGGGCAGAAAGAACTCTTAGAATCTGTGGCTGGTTTGCAGCCGATCGAGAGTGGTGAGATCCTTTATGAGTCACCGGAGGGAAAAGTCGAAAAAATCTCCGATATGAAGGCGGAGGATATCAAAAAACTTGGTATCGCCTTATCCTTTGTCCCGGAGGACCGTCTCGGAATGGGATTAGTCGGTTCCATGGATCTGACAGATAATATGATGATCCGCAGTTACAAGGAAGGAAAACATTTCTTTGCAGACCGTAAGGCACCAAAGCAGCTTGCGCAGGAAATCGTGGACAAGCTTGAAGTCGTGACGCCGGGAGTTGAGACTCCGGTCAGCCGCCTTTCCGGTGGAAATGTACAGAAGATCCTTGTTGGACGTGAGATCGCAAGCAATCCAAACGTGCTGATGGTGGCATATCCGGTGCGTGGGCTTGATATCAACTCTTCCTATACGATCTATAATCTGCTAAACGACCAGAAGAAAAAGGGAGTTGCAGTCATCTGTGTCGGCGAGGACTTAGATGTGCTTTTAGAGCTGTGTGACAGGATCCTTGTGTTAAATGGCGGAAGAGTTTCCGGTATTGTGGACGCTAGAAGTACCACAAAAGAAAAACTTGGACTTTTGATGACAGGTTCGGGAGAGGAGAAACAGGCAAATGAGTAA
- a CDS encoding YoaK family protein encodes MSEAFITSVFLALSGGFQDAYTYFTRDGVFSNAQTGNVVLMSQHFMMGEWSEGLRYLFPLLAFAVGVFVAERIQGSFKYARKLHWRQSVLLCEMAILVFVGFLPENLNMAATVLVSFSCAMQVQTFRKVGGYSYASTMCIGNLRSGTAAFSLYLREKRPEQIRQALYYFGIILFFAVGAGIGGNLSVRYGFHVIWISGGLLLISFLLMFLEKIR; translated from the coding sequence ATGTCGGAGGCGTTTATCACGAGTGTGTTTCTGGCACTGTCCGGTGGGTTCCAGGATGCATACACTTATTTTACGAGAGATGGCGTGTTTTCGAATGCACAGACCGGAAACGTGGTACTCATGAGTCAGCATTTTATGATGGGAGAGTGGAGTGAGGGATTGCGTTATCTGTTCCCATTGCTCGCATTTGCAGTCGGTGTGTTTGTGGCAGAGAGGATACAGGGAAGTTTTAAGTATGCGAGAAAGCTGCACTGGAGACAGTCAGTATTACTCTGTGAGATGGCAATCCTGGTGTTTGTGGGATTTCTTCCGGAGAATCTTAATATGGCAGCAACCGTGTTAGTTTCTTTTTCCTGTGCCATGCAGGTGCAGACATTCCGGAAAGTCGGCGGATATTCCTACGCGAGCACAATGTGCATCGGAAATCTGCGGAGTGGGACGGCAGCGTTTTCACTGTATCTCAGGGAAAAAAGACCGGAACAGATCAGACAGGCACTTTACTATTTTGGAATCATTTTATTCTTTGCGGTTGGTGCGGGAATCGGAGGAAATCTGTCTGTGAGGTACGGGTTTCATGTGATCTGGATATCCGGTGGACTTCTGTTGATCAGTTTTCTGCTGATGTTCTTAGAAAAGATTAGATAA
- a CDS encoding lactonase family protein, translated as MKKEKYVAYVGTYTHENSVGIHIYDVDVANGSMKERKVVPINNPSDLVVSKDRKFLYSIADEGVEAFKVLPDGDLEAVNKQWIGGMRGCYVEVDDENRYLFVGGHHDGRVTMMHLEKDGSIGAIADGIFHIGMARGSDRRTNTPHVDCVKLTPDQKFLCAVDNGLDQVKIYRVDYTYGKLKLVDIIRGPLESAPRMIRFSRDGKYAYILYELTHEIEVYKYSVENEQPQFDKIQTITTQGKKEEDICAASGMEITKSGKYLFVSNAGVNTVVAYEIDPATGMLTQAFRTKVDSDYPKMLAIYPDEKHYLTVNNTSNDIVSYTINYEKGFSLQNGAPVKVDKPNCIYILKLEE; from the coding sequence ATGAAAAAGGAAAAATATGTGGCTTATGTAGGTACATATACTCATGAAAACAGTGTCGGAATCCATATTTATGATGTGGATGTGGCAAATGGCAGTATGAAAGAACGTAAAGTAGTACCAATCAATAACCCGTCAGATCTTGTTGTTTCAAAGGATAGAAAGTTCCTTTATTCGATTGCTGATGAAGGTGTGGAAGCATTTAAGGTTCTTCCGGATGGAGATCTTGAGGCTGTGAATAAACAGTGGATTGGCGGCATGAGAGGATGCTATGTGGAAGTGGATGATGAGAATCGTTATCTTTTCGTTGGTGGACATCATGACGGACGTGTGACGATGATGCATCTTGAAAAAGATGGAAGCATCGGAGCTATCGCAGATGGTATTTTCCATATAGGTATGGCGCGCGGAAGCGACAGACGTACCAACACACCACATGTTGACTGTGTAAAACTGACACCGGATCAGAAGTTTTTGTGTGCAGTTGATAACGGATTAGATCAGGTTAAGATCTATCGTGTGGATTATACTTATGGTAAATTAAAACTGGTGGATATCATTCGTGGACCGCTTGAGTCTGCGCCGAGAATGATCCGTTTTTCCAGAGATGGAAAATATGCTTATATCCTGTATGAGTTGACACATGAGATCGAAGTGTACAAATACTCCGTTGAAAATGAACAGCCACAGTTTGATAAGATCCAGACGATCACAACACAGGGAAAGAAAGAGGAAGATATCTGTGCCGCATCCGGTATGGAGATCACTAAGAGCGGAAAATATCTCTTTGTTTCCAATGCCGGTGTGAACACAGTGGTTGCATATGAGATCGATCCTGCAACAGGTATGCTGACACAGGCATTCCGCACTAAAGTAGACAGTGATTATCCGAAAATGCTTGCAATTTATCCGGATGAGAAACATTATCTTACTGTAAATAATACATCCAATGATATCGTATCTTATACGATCAATTATGAGAAAGGTTTCTCTCTGCAGAACGGTGCGCCGGTCAAGGTTGATAAGCCAAACTGTATTTATATCTTAAAATTAGAAGAATAA
- a CDS encoding BMP family ABC transporter substrate-binding protein, with protein sequence MKKALSVLLTMGLTVSMLAGCGSNGAADNASAGNAADNSAADNTVAATESSAAAGEAKSASDIKVGVIYIGDENEGYTAAHMAGIDQMMSNLGLSEDQVVEKTLIPEDESAYDAAVDLADQGCNIIFGTSFGHESYLLQAAAEYPEVQFCHATGYQAASSGLSNMHNYFDSIYEARYVSGVVAGMKLNGMIADGTITEDTAKIGYVGAFPYAEVISGFTSFYLGAKSQCPSATMEVQYTNSWADMSGEAEVAAKLIDDGCVLISQHADTTGAPSTCEDKKVPCVGYNVDMTTVAPDAALTSPTNNWGVYYTHAVQCVLDGTAIETDWCQGFAEGAVDITPINEAVAAEGTDAKVTEVENAIKDGSLHVFDTSAFTVNGSSLEDLIAEGGDYAKYADYVSDGYYHESELASAPSFDIIIDGITSVTN encoded by the coding sequence ATGAAGAAAGCATTAAGCGTATTATTGACAATGGGACTTACCGTTTCCATGCTGGCAGGATGTGGTTCAAATGGAGCTGCAGACAATGCATCAGCAGGCAATGCAGCAGATAACAGTGCTGCAGACAATACTGTAGCTGCGACAGAGAGCAGTGCAGCAGCCGGCGAAGCAAAATCAGCATCGGATATCAAGGTAGGTGTGATCTACATTGGTGATGAGAACGAGGGATATACAGCAGCACATATGGCTGGTATCGATCAGATGATGAGCAATCTCGGATTATCTGAGGATCAGGTCGTAGAGAAAACTCTGATCCCGGAAGATGAATCTGCTTATGATGCAGCAGTTGATTTAGCAGATCAGGGATGTAACATTATTTTCGGTACAAGCTTTGGACATGAGAGCTACCTGCTTCAGGCAGCAGCAGAGTACCCGGAGGTTCAGTTCTGCCATGCAACCGGATATCAGGCAGCATCTTCCGGACTTTCCAATATGCACAACTATTTTGATTCTATCTACGAAGCACGTTATGTTTCCGGCGTTGTTGCGGGTATGAAATTAAACGGGATGATCGCAGACGGAACCATCACAGAGGATACAGCTAAGATCGGTTATGTTGGTGCATTCCCGTATGCCGAGGTTATTTCCGGATTTACTTCTTTCTATTTAGGTGCAAAGAGCCAGTGTCCTTCCGCAACTATGGAAGTACAGTATACAAACAGCTGGGCAGATATGTCCGGTGAGGCAGAGGTAGCAGCAAAACTGATCGATGACGGATGTGTCCTGATCAGCCAGCATGCAGATACCACTGGTGCGCCAAGTACCTGTGAGGATAAGAAAGTTCCATGTGTCGGCTACAACGTTGATATGACAACTGTTGCTCCGGATGCAGCACTTACTTCTCCGACAAATAACTGGGGTGTTTACTATACACATGCAGTACAGTGTGTATTAGACGGAACAGCAATCGAGACTGACTGGTGTCAGGGATTTGCAGAAGGTGCAGTTGACATTACACCGATCAACGAGGCAGTTGCAGCAGAGGGAACAGACGCAAAAGTAACAGAAGTTGAAAATGCAATCAAAGACGGATCACTTCATGTATTCGATACATCCGCATTTACTGTAAATGGTTCTTCCTTAGAAGACCTGATCGCAGAAGGTGGCGATTATGCAAAATATGCAGATTATGTATCAGACGGATACTATCATGAGTCTGAGCTGGCATCTGCTCCATCTTTCGATATCATTATTGATGGTATCACTTCTGTGACCAACTAA
- a CDS encoding DUF4866 domain-containing protein, whose translation METIFPREEKADLLFDKILKDPEACERLMQTFYGEIDSDLELVGGYLPPEQFAKALFDAYKNRDLTAFLMAVCKNSMFDLLRNSFLAPFRFNADGQVNPYLLTDEDGNLIQTKEIHVSEKDYNRFKKVFRKEKGVKMYLAYGYRKRHSYDADTMDVMEYKMGEHIGLLLVYELPDTVKQQRTEAQAYAAVWDIMMKLQKDLPRSFVYYGQDSLEDEGQRFDELGVFLPIHRFSERLEKSIDTADKIVHAQA comes from the coding sequence ATGGAGACAATATTTCCAAGAGAAGAAAAAGCAGATCTGTTGTTTGATAAAATCTTGAAAGATCCGGAAGCCTGTGAGCGTCTGATGCAGACTTTTTATGGAGAAATTGATTCGGATCTTGAACTGGTGGGAGGATATCTTCCACCGGAACAGTTTGCTAAGGCATTGTTTGATGCCTATAAAAACCGGGATCTGACAGCATTTTTGATGGCAGTCTGTAAAAACAGCATGTTTGACTTACTGCGCAACTCATTTTTGGCACCGTTCCGCTTTAATGCGGACGGACAGGTCAATCCGTATCTGCTCACGGACGAGGATGGAAATCTGATCCAGACAAAGGAGATCCATGTGAGTGAAAAAGATTATAACCGGTTTAAAAAGGTATTCCGGAAAGAGAAAGGTGTAAAGATGTATCTTGCATACGGATACCGCAAGCGTCACAGCTATGATGCGGATACGATGGATGTGATGGAATATAAGATGGGTGAGCACATCGGTCTTTTGCTTGTCTATGAACTGCCGGATACGGTAAAACAGCAGAGGACGGAAGCACAGGCTTATGCAGCAGTGTGGGATATCATGATGAAACTGCAAAAGGACCTGCCGCGTTCCTTTGTTTATTACGGACAGGATTCTTTGGAAGATGAAGGTCAGAGGTTTGATGAACTGGGCGTATTTTTACCGATCCACCGTTTTTCGGAACGGTTGGAAAAGAGTATTGATACAGCAGATAAGATTGTACATGCACAAGCATAA
- a CDS encoding ABC transporter permease produces the protein MNLLMTFIQKAIGQGVAILFGATGEIVTEKSGNLNLGIPGIMYMGGISGLMGAFFYENGNENPNGFIGLLIALFATLIASALGGLIYSFLTITLRANQNVVGLALTTFGVGFGNFFGGSISKLAGGVGQISVQTTAAAFRAKIPGLSAIPVIGDLLFSYGFLTYLSVILAVCMTYFLKKTRRGLNLRAVGESPATADAAGINVSKYKYIATVTGAAIAGLGGLYFVMEYLGGTWSNNGFGDRGWLAIALVILALWNPDHAIWGSFLFGGLYILYIYLPGLTRATQELCKMLPYVVTIIVLVITSKRNKQENQPPASLGEAYFREDR, from the coding sequence ATGAATCTGCTTATGACATTCATACAAAAAGCAATCGGACAGGGTGTTGCGATTTTATTTGGTGCGACCGGAGAAATTGTAACGGAAAAATCCGGTAACTTAAATCTTGGAATCCCGGGTATCATGTACATGGGAGGTATTTCCGGTCTGATGGGCGCATTTTTTTATGAGAATGGCAATGAAAACCCGAATGGATTCATTGGTCTTCTGATCGCCTTATTTGCAACACTGATCGCATCTGCATTGGGTGGTCTGATCTACAGCTTCTTAACGATCACGCTTCGTGCCAACCAGAATGTTGTTGGTCTTGCCTTAACGACATTTGGTGTAGGTTTTGGTAACTTCTTCGGCGGTTCTATTTCAAAACTTGCCGGAGGTGTCGGACAGATTTCCGTACAGACTACGGCGGCGGCGTTTCGTGCAAAAATACCGGGACTTTCTGCAATCCCTGTGATCGGAGATTTATTATTTTCCTATGGTTTTCTGACCTATTTATCCGTGATCCTTGCCGTATGTATGACTTATTTCCTGAAAAAGACCAGACGCGGCTTAAACTTACGCGCAGTCGGGGAGAGCCCGGCGACTGCAGATGCTGCAGGTATCAATGTATCAAAATACAAATACATTGCAACTGTGACAGGAGCAGCAATCGCAGGTCTTGGAGGACTTTATTTTGTCATGGAATATCTCGGAGGAACCTGGTCTAACAACGGATTTGGTGACCGTGGATGGCTGGCAATCGCACTGGTTATTTTAGCACTCTGGAATCCGGATCATGCAATCTGGGGATCATTCCTGTTTGGCGGACTTTATATTTTATATATCTATCTGCCGGGACTGACCCGTGCAACACAGGAACTCTGCAAGATGCTTCCTTATGTGGTGACGATCATTGTACTTGTGATCACAAGTAAACGAAATAAACAGGAAAACCAGCCACCGGCAAGCCTTGGAGAAGCATACTTCAGGGAAGACCGATAA
- a CDS encoding ABC transporter permease, which yields MSKEVKEPAVRMIKRDTISTAKAWGIRLAAVALSLIVAGLVIVAITKQNPIQVYLGIIDGAVGSSRRVWVTIRETLVLLCIAIGLTPAFKMKFWNIGAEGQILMGGMATAALMIYAGDAMPNWLLLILIFIASAAAGLIWGLIPAVFKAYFNTNETLFTLMLNYVAMQLVTFAIVFWENPSGSNTVGIINAAGQKGWFPSIFGNMYGLNVIVVLIITLGMYVYMKYSKQGYEIAVVGESQNTARYAGINVKKVIIRTMMLSGAICGIAGCLIVSGASHTISTSTAGGRGFTAIIVAWMSKFNPFAMILVSAFLVFMQQGSIQIASQFGLNENASDIITGILLFFLIGCEFFINYKLEWKKNHKEGK from the coding sequence ATGAGTAAAGAAGTAAAAGAACCGGCAGTTCGTATGATAAAACGCGATACGATCAGCACAGCAAAAGCATGGGGAATCCGGCTTGCAGCCGTTGCATTATCACTGATCGTTGCGGGACTTGTGATCGTTGCAATCACAAAACAGAATCCGATCCAGGTATATCTTGGTATTATAGACGGTGCGGTAGGAAGCAGCCGTCGTGTGTGGGTAACGATCCGAGAGACATTGGTGCTTTTATGTATTGCGATCGGACTGACACCGGCATTTAAAATGAAATTCTGGAACATTGGAGCTGAGGGACAGATCTTAATGGGAGGTATGGCAACTGCAGCACTGATGATCTATGCAGGGGATGCGATGCCAAACTGGCTGCTTTTAATTCTGATCTTTATTGCAAGTGCGGCGGCAGGATTGATCTGGGGACTGATCCCGGCAGTGTTTAAAGCATATTTCAATACAAATGAGACATTGTTTACATTGATGCTCAATTATGTGGCAATGCAGCTTGTCACATTTGCCATCGTATTCTGGGAGAATCCGTCCGGTTCTAACACGGTCGGCATCATCAATGCAGCTGGACAGAAAGGATGGTTCCCATCCATTTTTGGAAATATGTATGGACTGAACGTGATCGTTGTTCTGATCATCACACTCGGCATGTATGTATACATGAAATACAGCAAACAGGGATATGAGATCGCAGTTGTCGGCGAGAGCCAGAATACTGCGCGCTATGCCGGTATTAATGTAAAAAAAGTAATCATCCGCACGATGATGCTCTCCGGTGCGATCTGCGGAATCGCAGGCTGCCTGATCGTCAGCGGTGCGAGCCATACGATCTCCACAAGTACAGCCGGTGGACGTGGATTTACCGCCATCATTGTTGCGTGGATGTCAAAATTTAATCCGTTTGCAATGATCTTAGTATCTGCATTTCTGGTATTTATGCAGCAGGGATCCATCCAGATCGCTTCCCAGTTTGGTTTAAATGAGAATGCGTCGGATATCATTACCGGTATTTTACTGTTTTTCTTAATCGGCTGTGAGTTCTTCATCAATTACAAGCTGGAATGGAAAAAGAACCATAAGGAGGGAAAATAA
- a CDS encoding peptidase U32 family protein, with translation MRRPELLIPASSLEVLKIAVIYGADAVYIGGEAFGLRAKAKNFSMEEMREGIRFAHDHEVKVYVTANILAHNDDLEGVREYFKELDSFAKEEKPDALIIADPGVFMIAKEVCPDIERHISTQANNTNYETYRFWYGLGAKRVVSARELSLNEIKELRANIPDDLEIETFIHGAMCISYSGRCLLSNYFTGRDANQGACTHPCRWKYSIVEETRPNEYMPVYENERGTYIFNSKDLCMIEHIPELMESGIDSFKIEGRMKTALYVATVARTYRKAIDDYKVSPELYKKNLPWYLDQISNCTYRQFTTGFFFGKPSDEAQIYDNNTYLKEYTYLGIVGEQNEEGLYRIEQRNKFSVGEEIEIMKPDGENLTVTVKRIVDEDGADMESAPHPKQVLYIDLGHPLEKYDILRRKE, from the coding sequence ATGAGAAGACCGGAACTTTTGATACCGGCAAGCAGCCTTGAGGTGCTAAAAATTGCAGTGATCTATGGTGCAGATGCCGTGTACATTGGTGGCGAGGCATTTGGACTTCGTGCAAAAGCCAAGAATTTTTCCATGGAGGAAATGAGAGAAGGAATCCGTTTTGCACATGATCATGAGGTAAAAGTATATGTGACGGCAAATATCCTTGCCCACAATGACGATTTAGAGGGTGTAAGGGAATATTTCAAAGAGCTGGATTCCTTTGCAAAAGAAGAAAAACCGGATGCACTTATCATCGCAGATCCTGGTGTGTTTATGATTGCAAAGGAAGTCTGCCCGGATATTGAGCGCCATATCAGTACACAGGCGAATAATACCAACTACGAAACATACCGTTTCTGGTATGGACTCGGTGCAAAGCGTGTGGTATCGGCCCGTGAACTTTCTTTAAATGAAATTAAAGAACTTCGTGCAAATATACCGGATGACCTTGAGATAGAGACGTTTATTCACGGTGCAATGTGCATTTCTTATTCCGGAAGATGCCTGTTATCTAACTATTTTACCGGACGTGATGCGAATCAGGGAGCATGTACACATCCGTGCCGCTGGAAATATTCCATCGTGGAGGAAACGAGACCAAACGAGTATATGCCAGTTTATGAGAATGAGCGTGGAACTTATATTTTTAACTCCAAAGATCTTTGTATGATCGAACACATACCGGAATTAATGGAATCAGGTATTGACAGTTTTAAAATAGAGGGTAGAATGAAAACAGCACTATATGTTGCGACTGTGGCAAGAACTTACCGCAAGGCGATCGATGACTACAAAGTGTCACCGGAGCTTTACAAAAAGAATCTGCCATGGTATTTAGATCAGATATCCAACTGTACCTACCGCCAGTTTACAACCGGATTTTTCTTTGGAAAGCCTTCAGATGAAGCACAGATTTACGACAATAACACCTATTTAAAAGAGTACACATATTTGGGAATTGTTGGAGAGCAGAATGAAGAAGGACTTTACCGGATCGAACAGCGCAATAAGTTTTCGGTTGGTGAAGAGATTGAGATTATGAAGCCGGATGGAGAAAATCTGACGGTGACTGTGAAACGGATTGTGGATGAGGATGGAGCAGATATGGAATCAGCACCGCATCCAAAACAGGTTTTATATATTGATCTGGGGCATCCACTTGAGAAGTATGATATTTTACGAAGAAAAGAGTAG
- a CDS encoding LysR family transcriptional regulator translates to MITYDYYRIFYYVAQYKSFTRAAEALHNNQPNITRCMNNLESELNCTLFLRSNKGITLTPEGKRLYEHVAIAYEQLSLGEDEIRQNRDLENGLVSIGASENALRLRLLPVLERFHEQYPHVRIRIFNHSTPQAILALESKVVDFAAVTSPLTIQKPLHKTHLASYREILIGGTKYKELASQIRSLNDLSGIPVIGLADGTGTRELYHRYFLSHGLMFAPDMEAATTDQILPMITHNLGIGFYPEELAAEAIARGSAYAIRLVEPIPEREICLVTNSSTQMSAAVRKVISFL, encoded by the coding sequence ATGATCACTTACGACTATTACCGTATTTTCTACTATGTTGCACAGTATAAAAGTTTTACCAGAGCTGCAGAGGCACTGCACAATAACCAGCCAAATATCACAAGGTGCATGAATAATCTGGAATCGGAATTAAACTGTACACTGTTTTTGCGCTCTAACAAGGGGATAACGCTGACTCCCGAAGGAAAAAGATTATATGAACATGTTGCGATTGCCTATGAGCAGCTGTCGCTTGGGGAAGATGAGATCCGTCAGAATAGGGATCTCGAAAATGGACTGGTTTCCATCGGAGCCAGCGAAAATGCGTTACGCCTGCGGCTGCTTCCGGTGTTAGAACGTTTTCACGAACAATATCCACATGTGCGCATCCGTATTTTCAATCACTCCACACCACAGGCAATTTTAGCATTAGAGAGCAAGGTCGTCGATTTTGCAGCCGTCACCTCACCACTTACCATCCAAAAGCCACTGCACAAAACACACCTTGCCTCCTACCGCGAAATTCTGATCGGAGGAACAAAATATAAAGAACTGGCTTCACAGATCCGAAGCTTAAATGATCTTTCCGGAATACCGGTTATAGGGCTTGCCGACGGCACCGGGACCAGAGAATTGTATCACCGTTATTTCTTAAGTCATGGTCTGATGTTCGCACCTGATATGGAGGCTGCCACCACCGACCAGATCCTTCCTATGATCACACACAATCTCGGTATCGGTTTTTATCCGGAGGAGCTCGCTGCAGAGGCGATCGCACGCGGCAGCGCCTACGCGATCCGTCTCGTCGAACCCATACCGGAACGTGAAATCTGTTTAGTCACAAACAGCAGCACCCAGATGAGTGCTGCTGTCCGCAAAGTAATTTCTTTTCTTTAA